In Simplicispira sp. 125, one DNA window encodes the following:
- a CDS encoding GGDEF domain-containing protein → MVATVIVGMLCVHLLCFGGMFLLIGARLHGKKMGMDAFAVGNLLLGSAYVLQLLGGPPGWNLMSVLNHTLTLCVPAVFWVGAMRFFDRPAPLWRPLITLALAYTALQLLVQWTLGSVARYAMLSGLSALAFLAMMVTVIYGVRTFARQLHIEMVLFAVLIGGICALNAAKFVNVLTGGLQTLDMGSRFQMVFYIYMSFLATVLAPSMIWLVLRRLTDDLRAMAARDPLTQLLNRRGLSEALEAYFRSRTAVPAHLFIVDIDYFKRINDAYGHKAGDTVLCHVADVLRENARKGDLTSRVGGEEFVAVCLETDSAGAMRLAHRLRAAIEGHQIPIRGGESIQCTATIGVSQSFASVDEFDSAMQQADAALYRGKEAGRNRVERSNDGDSTPAP, encoded by the coding sequence ATGGTTGCAACCGTCATCGTCGGCATGCTGTGCGTGCATTTGCTGTGCTTTGGCGGAATGTTCCTGCTGATCGGCGCGCGCCTGCATGGCAAAAAGATGGGCATGGATGCTTTCGCTGTCGGCAACCTGCTGCTGGGCTCGGCCTACGTCCTGCAACTGCTGGGCGGGCCGCCGGGCTGGAACCTGATGAGCGTGCTCAACCATACGCTGACCCTCTGCGTGCCGGCCGTTTTTTGGGTGGGCGCCATGCGTTTTTTCGACCGCCCTGCGCCGCTGTGGCGCCCGCTGATCACACTGGCGCTGGCCTACACCGCCCTGCAGTTGCTGGTGCAGTGGACGCTGGGGTCGGTGGCCCGCTACGCCATGCTGTCCGGCCTGTCGGCACTGGCTTTTCTGGCCATGATGGTCACCGTCATCTACGGCGTGCGCACCTTCGCCAGGCAACTGCATATCGAGATGGTGCTGTTCGCCGTCCTTATCGGCGGCATTTGCGCGCTGAACGCCGCGAAGTTCGTGAACGTCCTGACAGGAGGGCTGCAGACACTGGACATGGGAAGCCGTTTCCAGATGGTGTTCTACATCTACATGTCTTTCCTGGCCACCGTGCTGGCGCCTTCGATGATCTGGCTGGTGCTGCGCCGCCTGACGGACGATCTGCGCGCCATGGCGGCACGCGATCCACTGACGCAATTGTTGAACCGGCGCGGCCTGAGCGAGGCGCTGGAGGCGTATTTCCGTTCGCGCACTGCAGTGCCTGCGCACCTGTTTATCGTGGACATCGACTATTTCAAGCGCATCAACGACGCCTACGGCCACAAGGCAGGCGATACGGTGCTGTGCCATGTGGCCGACGTGTTGCGTGAGAACGCGCGCAAGGGAGATCTGACATCCCGCGTGGGTGGCGAGGAGTTCGTCGCCGTCTGTCTGGAAACAGACAGTGCGGGCGCGATGCGCCTGGCCCATCGCCTGCGTGCAGCCATTGAAGGCCATCAGATACCCATCCGTGGCGGCGAATCCATCCAATGCACGGCCACCATCGGGGTGTCGCAGAGTTTTGCCAGTGTGGACGAGTTTGACAGCGCCATGCAGCAGGCCGATGCCGCGCTCTACCGTGGCAAGGAAGCCGGACGCAACCGGGTGGAACGCAGCAATGACGGCGACTCCACGCCCGCCCCCTGA
- a CDS encoding protein kinase produces MSAAPTAIGKYRIERELGRGASGVVYLGLDGLRGRKVAVKQMHAHLLADPQLGARHRRQLQQEAALAARLRHPNIVRLLDADETAEPPYLVFEYLNGQPLSHHASADALLPLAQVLDIAFKCGHALEYAERQGLVHRDIKPANILLEQDGDVKLVDFGAALSTRSDATQLAGLVGSPSYMSPEQVREESLTHHSDMFSLGVVLYELLTGRRPFDGETDFATMYRISNDEPTAPGLLRASLPPEVDAFVLRALAKAPQDRFRRWADWAEALTAISRALPRQRSQDTETERFTRLRALPFFADFHDVALWELMRLGNWRRVPRGTALMREGAPGDSFCILIEGQVGIHRQNWQLCTLNAGVTFGEMTYLRPESPLRTATAVAESEVLVLKVRNPALRGASEALQSCFDKAFIKLLVGRLVATNEQVAEWDLVAAPPERS; encoded by the coding sequence ATGAGCGCCGCCCCCACCGCCATTGGCAAATACCGCATCGAGCGCGAGCTGGGCCGCGGTGCCAGCGGTGTGGTGTATTTGGGGCTCGACGGCCTGCGCGGCCGCAAAGTCGCGGTCAAGCAGATGCACGCGCACCTGCTGGCCGACCCGCAGCTTGGCGCACGCCACCGGCGCCAGCTCCAGCAGGAAGCCGCCCTGGCCGCGCGGCTGCGCCACCCCAACATCGTGCGCCTGCTCGACGCCGACGAAACGGCCGAACCGCCGTACCTGGTGTTTGAGTACCTGAACGGCCAGCCGCTGTCCCATCACGCCAGCGCCGATGCGCTGCTGCCACTGGCGCAGGTGCTCGACATCGCCTTCAAGTGCGGCCACGCGCTCGAATACGCCGAGCGCCAGGGCCTGGTGCACCGCGACATCAAACCCGCCAACATCTTGCTGGAACAGGACGGCGACGTGAAACTGGTCGATTTTGGCGCCGCGCTTTCTACCCGCAGCGATGCCACGCAGCTCGCCGGCCTGGTCGGCTCGCCCTCGTACATGTCGCCCGAGCAGGTGCGGGAAGAATCGCTCACGCACCACAGCGACATGTTTTCGCTGGGCGTGGTGCTGTACGAGCTGCTCACGGGGCGGCGACCCTTCGATGGCGAAACCGATTTCGCCACGATGTACCGCATCAGTAACGACGAGCCCACCGCCCCTGGCCTGCTGCGCGCCTCGCTTCCGCCCGAGGTCGATGCCTTTGTGCTGCGCGCGCTCGCCAAGGCGCCGCAAGACCGCTTTCGCCGCTGGGCCGATTGGGCCGAGGCGCTGACGGCCATCTCGCGCGCTTTGCCACGCCAGAGGTCGCAGGACACCGAAACCGAGCGCTTCACCCGCCTGCGCGCACTGCCGTTTTTTGCCGATTTTCACGACGTCGCTCTGTGGGAGCTCATGCGCCTGGGCAACTGGCGCCGCGTGCCGCGCGGCACCGCGCTGATGCGCGAGGGCGCGCCGGGCGATTCGTTCTGCATCCTCATCGAGGGCCAAGTGGGCATCCACCGCCAGAACTGGCAGCTGTGCACGCTGAATGCCGGCGTCACCTTCGGCGAAATGACCTACCTGCGCCCCGAATCCCCCCTGCGCACCGCCACCGCCGTGGCCGAGAGCGAGGTGCTGGTGCTCAAAGTGCGCAACCCGGCACTGCGGGGGGCTTCGGAGGCGCTGCAGTCGTGCTTTGACAAGGCGTTTATCAAGCTGCTGGTGGGGCGGTTGGTGGCCACGAACGAGCAGGTGGCGGAGTGGGACTTGGTGGCTGCGCCGCCAGAGCGTTCCTGA
- the sbcB gene encoding exodeoxyribonuclease I, translating to MSSHTFLWHDYETFGANTRRDRPAQFAAIRTDAELNEIGDPVMLYCKPTNDYLPDPEACLITGITPQIAWERGVPEREFAAVIEAEMAQPGTIGVGYNTIRFDDEITRFMFWRNLIDPYAREWQNRCGRWDLLDVVRLAYALRPGGIVWPTKEDGTQSFKLEHLSKANGLLHEAAHDALSDVRATIALARLLRQHNPRLFDFAFSLHKKDRVAAELRLPATAQTARPFLHVSGMFPAERGCLAVMWPLASHPTNKNEIIAWDLAHDPRELALLDVEQLRLRMFTRTADLPEGVTRLPIKTVHLNKSPMVVGNVNTLTPALAQRWHIDLAQAAQHAEWARALPDMSAIWPAVFARPQEPAPDVEQDLYGGFVGNTDRRRLDELRSMTGAQLAAARTSFDDPRLGELLFRYRARNFASTLTPEEQARWLQHRTDCLLHGQGGALTAEALFERIDALSETADERAEEILGALYDWAEVVVPEH from the coding sequence ATGTCCTCCCACACCTTCCTCTGGCACGACTACGAAACCTTTGGCGCCAACACCCGGCGCGACCGCCCGGCGCAGTTTGCCGCCATCCGCACCGATGCCGAGTTGAACGAGATCGGCGATCCGGTCATGCTGTACTGCAAACCGACCAACGACTACCTGCCCGATCCTGAGGCCTGCCTCATCACCGGCATCACGCCGCAGATCGCCTGGGAGCGCGGCGTGCCCGAGCGCGAGTTTGCCGCCGTGATTGAAGCCGAGATGGCGCAGCCCGGCACCATCGGCGTGGGCTACAACACCATCCGGTTTGACGATGAGATCACGCGCTTCATGTTCTGGCGCAACCTCATCGACCCTTATGCGCGCGAGTGGCAGAACCGGTGCGGCCGCTGGGACCTGCTCGACGTGGTGCGCCTGGCCTATGCGCTGCGGCCGGGCGGCATCGTCTGGCCCACCAAAGAGGACGGCACGCAGAGCTTCAAGCTCGAGCACCTGAGCAAAGCCAACGGCCTGCTGCACGAGGCCGCGCACGATGCGCTGTCGGACGTGCGCGCCACCATCGCCCTGGCGCGGCTGCTGCGCCAGCACAACCCCCGGCTGTTCGACTTTGCATTCAGCCTGCACAAGAAAGACCGCGTGGCCGCCGAGCTGCGCCTGCCCGCCACGGCGCAGACGGCGCGGCCATTCCTGCACGTCTCAGGCATGTTCCCAGCCGAGCGCGGGTGTCTCGCCGTGATGTGGCCGCTGGCCAGCCACCCGACCAACAAGAACGAAATCATCGCCTGGGACCTGGCGCACGACCCGCGCGAACTGGCCCTGCTCGATGTGGAGCAGCTGCGCCTGCGCATGTTCACGCGCACGGCCGACCTGCCCGAGGGCGTCACGCGCCTGCCCATTAAGACGGTGCACCTGAACAAGTCGCCCATGGTGGTGGGCAATGTGAACACGCTGACCCCCGCGCTGGCGCAGCGCTGGCACATTGACCTGGCCCAGGCGGCGCAGCACGCTGAATGGGCCCGCGCGCTGCCCGACATGAGTGCCATCTGGCCCGCCGTGTTCGCGCGCCCGCAAGAGCCCGCACCCGATGTGGAACAGGATTTGTACGGCGGCTTCGTCGGCAACACCGACCGCCGTCGCCTCGACGAGCTGCGCAGCATGACCGGCGCACAACTGGCCGCTGCGCGCACCAGCTTTGACGATCCGCGCCTGGGCGAACTGCTGTTTCGCTACCGCGCGCGCAATTTTGCGTCCACCCTCACGCCCGAAGAACAAGCCCGCTGGCTGCAGCACCGCACCGACTGCCTGCTGCACGGCCAGGGCGGGGCGCTGACGGCCGAGGCGCTGTTTGAGCGCATCGATGCGCTGTCCGAGACTGCCGACGAACGCGCCGAGGAAATTTTGGGCGCCCTGTACGACTGGGCGGAAGTCGTCGTGCCTGAGCACTGA
- a CDS encoding ATP-binding protein, which translates to MIKTTISITRGLANSLNSILSWLESKDGSAGTQAKFVDLAPTDKADKDGIYSEAILFATNNTKVSNIALTGPYGSGKSSIIQSFLKKYPRPALHISLAAFVPEADSNGEKVSRQEIERSILQQMLYGADANKLPLSRFKRIQSPSVWSIFKSFYITIGILALWYVFSQRADIINGTFFTPLALSNGFNLGTCAFAVMFLWMTLHQFYVASFGLSLKSISLKDIEIRPTYDDQTSILNRHLDEILYFFQSTDYDLVIIEDLDRFNDAEIFVTLREINSLVNENSGVKRAIRFLYALRDDMFINTDRTKFFEFIIPVIPIINTSNSIDMVLVQGRRLALDDRLDRQFLREVSRYLNDLRLIQNIFNEYAIYVANLETDGENLLDANKLLAILIYKNVYPRDFEQLHRGAGNLAEILNHQHELIRHGEARYRTEIEEFENRLEVAERQTPSDLGELRKIYAMALIEKLPAGAVYVSLENQEWIALPQLVSHDSFEKLIEAPRIRLRDANNYSNWVDISKLQTEVDSQKSYLQRKDEIESKGSDRKNKVLRRIHDLRLKIPTLRMIKLNELLRLNADHIEEIFKGFEENGELARFLILEGHLDDTYYQYTSLFHSGRLSPNDNRFLIQIRAFVTPEPNFPLDNPKEVIAAMRDEDFRQSYVLNVKLVDNLLKDQSLYPDQAKKLFELLSSEFERCEDFFSAYYTSGLDVSALLLGLVNAWKKLVPAAIASPNSISHVTRLIANLPVSSLKTLAGDYDGLSEFVAENLPEILVHLPELAPERLECLDFEVKDLAAIKEHSEIVRFMFEEGRYGLTITNLEYVYQEILGQGDLKSMRARNFTTIRSTNNAPLIKRVEGDFNLYLSDILLELQRNSEEDVPAILAILSQDTLDQDDVRKFLERQMNRLPTLEGVPEKFHATLFQLNAIEATWMNCLAFIETDGFEKDILIEYLDLDGVRATILQHPIPSDSNSLNLRHFLVNAGSLSDAAYKDYVHALPNSFKTLPKGLEPIKLRILISEGKIKFNKESFDALADIEDLQVLFVATNLDTYLTDPNIFALDDDFREELLRSDVDNAGKLGVVELMDLEALVDLPERSALIGQIISNADANISKIGGSSAQSLIIHSRPTATQISLFNKYHALMSDDEVRHVLANLPHPFSEIKTGYFTPRLKNTPANRDFVKWLDSRNIISSWGEDRLFTDDIKVNLYRR; encoded by the coding sequence ATGATAAAAACCACCATCTCCATAACTCGCGGGCTTGCCAACAGCCTCAATAGCATTTTGTCTTGGCTAGAAAGCAAAGACGGCTCGGCCGGTACCCAAGCGAAGTTTGTGGATCTGGCACCAACTGATAAGGCGGACAAGGACGGTATATATTCCGAAGCGATTCTGTTTGCGACGAACAACACGAAGGTTTCCAATATTGCCCTAACTGGTCCCTATGGTTCAGGAAAGAGCAGCATCATCCAATCCTTCCTGAAGAAATATCCGCGGCCTGCACTTCATATCTCTCTCGCTGCGTTCGTTCCCGAGGCTGATTCGAACGGCGAGAAGGTGAGCCGCCAAGAGATTGAGAGAAGTATCCTGCAGCAGATGCTGTATGGTGCTGACGCAAACAAACTCCCGCTGTCACGATTTAAAAGAATCCAGTCGCCCAGTGTTTGGTCGATCTTTAAGTCTTTTTATATAACGATTGGAATTCTTGCACTTTGGTATGTGTTTAGTCAGCGAGCAGATATCATTAACGGCACCTTTTTCACTCCGCTCGCGCTCAGCAATGGATTCAATCTGGGGACTTGCGCCTTCGCAGTAATGTTTCTATGGATGACACTGCATCAATTTTACGTTGCTAGCTTCGGCCTGTCACTCAAGAGCATCTCGTTGAAGGACATTGAGATAAGGCCTACATATGATGATCAGACATCAATACTGAATCGCCACCTAGACGAAATACTCTATTTCTTCCAATCAACCGATTACGATCTTGTAATCATCGAGGATCTAGATCGATTCAACGACGCCGAGATTTTTGTCACACTGCGCGAAATTAATAGCCTCGTAAACGAAAACTCCGGCGTAAAACGGGCCATCAGGTTCCTCTACGCCTTGCGCGATGACATGTTTATCAACACCGATCGAACCAAGTTCTTCGAATTTATTATTCCCGTAATACCGATCATCAATACGTCAAATTCGATCGATATGGTATTGGTGCAAGGGAGAAGACTTGCACTCGATGATCGTCTCGATCGGCAGTTTCTAAGAGAGGTCTCACGTTACCTGAACGACCTGAGGTTGATTCAGAACATTTTTAATGAATACGCCATTTACGTAGCCAATTTGGAAACTGATGGAGAGAACCTGCTTGACGCCAACAAGCTTCTCGCGATCCTGATCTATAAAAACGTCTATCCAAGGGACTTTGAGCAATTGCACCGCGGCGCGGGGAATCTCGCTGAAATACTGAATCACCAACACGAGCTTATTAGGCATGGTGAAGCCAGATATAGGACCGAGATCGAGGAATTCGAAAATCGACTTGAAGTTGCCGAGCGACAGACGCCTTCAGACCTGGGAGAGTTGCGGAAAATCTACGCCATGGCTCTGATTGAGAAGCTTCCAGCGGGTGCTGTGTACGTCAGTCTTGAAAATCAGGAATGGATCGCGCTTCCCCAACTAGTTAGTCACGATTCGTTCGAAAAACTGATTGAGGCACCGCGTATACGCCTCCGCGATGCCAATAACTACTCAAATTGGGTCGATATTTCAAAATTGCAAACTGAGGTGGACTCTCAAAAATCCTACCTGCAACGCAAGGATGAGATCGAAAGTAAAGGGTCTGATCGTAAGAACAAGGTGCTGCGCCGAATACACGATCTCAGATTAAAAATCCCAACACTTCGCATGATTAAGCTCAATGAGCTGTTGCGTTTAAATGCCGACCACATAGAGGAGATTTTCAAAGGTTTCGAAGAGAATGGAGAACTCGCCCGCTTTTTGATCTTAGAAGGCCATCTCGACGACACCTACTACCAATACACCTCACTATTTCACTCAGGCCGCTTGTCGCCCAATGACAACAGGTTTCTGATCCAAATTCGGGCATTTGTCACTCCTGAGCCGAATTTTCCGCTCGACAATCCTAAAGAGGTCATCGCAGCGATGCGAGATGAGGACTTCCGACAGAGCTATGTCTTGAACGTTAAGCTCGTCGATAACCTTCTGAAGGATCAGAGTCTTTACCCTGATCAAGCAAAGAAACTTTTCGAGCTTCTCTCATCTGAATTCGAGAGGTGCGAAGACTTTTTCAGTGCCTATTACACCAGCGGCCTAGATGTTTCAGCGCTACTTCTGGGGTTAGTCAACGCTTGGAAAAAGCTTGTACCAGCTGCCATTGCCAGCCCCAACAGTATCTCCCACGTTACCCGACTGATTGCGAATCTACCGGTAAGCTCGCTCAAAACGCTCGCCGGGGACTATGACGGACTATCAGAGTTTGTTGCAGAGAACCTTCCAGAAATTCTGGTGCACTTGCCCGAACTAGCACCAGAACGCCTTGAATGCCTCGACTTTGAGGTCAAGGATCTAGCTGCAATCAAAGAACACTCTGAAATTGTACGCTTCATGTTCGAGGAGGGACGGTACGGGCTCACGATAACGAACCTCGAATATGTCTACCAAGAGATTTTGGGACAGGGCGATCTCAAGTCAATGCGCGCGAGAAATTTCACTACCATTCGTTCAACGAATAACGCACCCTTGATAAAAAGGGTGGAAGGTGACTTTAATCTTTACCTGAGCGATATTCTTTTAGAGTTGCAAAGAAATTCAGAGGAGGACGTCCCTGCTATTCTAGCCATTCTTAGCCAGGATACACTTGATCAAGATGATGTTCGGAAGTTTCTTGAAAGGCAGATGAACCGACTACCGACTCTAGAGGGTGTGCCTGAAAAATTTCACGCAACACTGTTCCAGCTAAATGCGATTGAAGCGACCTGGATGAATTGTCTCGCCTTCATAGAAACTGATGGGTTTGAGAAAGATATCCTAATTGAGTATCTTGATCTAGATGGTGTCCGTGCGACCATTCTGCAACATCCCATACCAAGCGACTCGAACTCACTGAATCTGCGACATTTCCTCGTCAATGCGGGTTCGCTGTCTGATGCCGCTTACAAAGATTATGTCCACGCTCTGCCGAATTCATTCAAAACGCTGCCTAAAGGACTCGAGCCAATCAAGCTTCGAATCCTGATATCTGAGGGAAAAATCAAATTCAATAAGGAAAGCTTCGATGCACTCGCTGATATTGAGGATTTGCAGGTACTATTCGTCGCGACCAACCTCGACACATATCTGACTGATCCCAACATCTTTGCACTTGACGACGACTTTCGAGAGGAGCTTCTACGATCTGATGTTGATAATGCAGGCAAGCTCGGGGTGGTTGAATTGATGGACTTGGAGGCGCTCGTGGACCTTCCAGAACGATCAGCACTTATCGGTCAAATTATTAGTAACGCAGATGCCAACATATCTAAGATTGGCGGGAGTAGTGCGCAGTCCTTAATAATACATTCTAGACCTACAGCGACGCAGATTTCACTCTTTAACAAATATCATGCTCTTATGTCAGATGACGAAGTGCGTCATGTCTTGGCTAATCTGCCCCATCCATTTTCCGAAATTAAAACGGGGTATTTCACGCCGAGACTGAAAAACACCCCCGCGAATCGGGATTTTGTCAAGTGGCTTGATTCAAGAAATATTATCTCGTCATGGGGTGAGGATCGCTTATTTACTGATGATATAAAAGTGAATCTTTATAGACGTTGA